CTCAAAATAGAGGGTGAAACCTGACTTCTGACATTCTACGTTACCACGGCGATCTCACTGTAAACCCAAGGACACAGGATTAAGAGTTTTTTGATGGCCTTAATGGCGACACATTTATCTGCATGTTATATTGATATTAAATCACGActgagttaaataaaataaaaaatataaactacgagaataaagttggaatattgtgagaataaagtcgtatgaaaataaagaagtaaCAATACGAGAATAAACGTATAATATTACAAGAAGGAAGTAGTACAGGAAAAGAGTTTAAATAATATGGGAGTAAAGTTGTGGTACTGTAAGAAGTCGGATGAGAAGAAAGTcaaaattacgagaataaaaagtcacaatatGGGAATAAAGttatatgagaataaagttgaattaATACGAGTAAAGTCTTAGTAATAtggaaataaagtcaaaaataatatgagaatatgGTTGTATTACAAGAACtaaatcataatattacaactttattctatAAATATAACTTCtcctaatattatgactttattctcatcctttctactttattctcgtattatttcaagtttattCTCGTAATACTAGTGACTTTCtcgtgattttatttttctgtaggTATGGCCCTACTACTCCCTCGTAGGAAATACGTTTCTTGAGTTTCGAACATTTAATAATCTTCACTCCCGTCTGTCACGCAGCCGTGTACAAGCCTCACAACGACCAAAACAGGAGCGAGATCAAGAGGATTCAGAGCGAGGAGAACATGTCTCTGCCGCAGGACATCGACTACCTCACTCTGCCTGTGTCTCTGTCGCAGGAAGTCAGGGAAATCCTCGACAGATTCCGACCGAGCACCGTGAGTCAGAATTTTACTGCCTTTTCTGTAGTTGTGACATAAAGAAGTTCAGTCTTTTCGTAACTTATCGCTGTGTCTGCCGGCTAGCTGGGAGCTGCTACCCGTCTGCAAGGCATGACTCCTGCAGCGATCGCCAATCTCTTCAATTACGTTCACTTTACAAGGAGGCGGGAGAGCAGGAGGAAGCAAGTGGACCTCGAGGAGGAACGAGGAGAGGAGCtgtgcaaaacaaatgcatCTTTACCTCAATAAGAGAGACTGAGAATgtaaaaaagaatatttattctgggaaaataagaaaaaaatacaagagtATTTCATtcagaaggaggaggaaataTGTAATACAATTCTGACTGGTCGAAATCCAAATAACCAACCAAATGTTCTTAGGTGttagtaaataaaatcatacaaCTGTTTCTTTCTCGTTAGAGAATTTGTAAATCTGAATTTTAAGCCCAAAATGTCCCAAATATAATTGGTAGATTTGAGTTTTGAGACTAGATTTGCCTTATTGTgcataaacaatttaaacatttctgattctgagaaaaaaaaaacttgaattctgagattaaagtcagactTTAATCTCAGGGATTAAAGcctgaatatttttccattggtcctaatcctcttctgtacaTTCATTAtgtaaaacagtgttttatttttgaaaaatagctgcacaattaaaaaaatttctaTGTTATGTCAAAGTTTATGAGTCCTAACTCTGAGAGCAGCAACAGTGGGAACGCCATTAAACTCCATGTGACCTTCTCGGCGCCGCTGCCGCTCGTATCAAGATGGCCGTCCAGCTCCGCGGCGCCTCTCGTGAAGAAGTCGAACGGAAACCTCCAGTGGGGCTGAGGAACCCCTCTGGGGGCTTCTGGGTAAACGGTGGTTTCTACGAACGTGGCTTTGGCCGTCAGGGTGAGAGGAGATGATAACGGACACTAGAGAGAAGATAAATGCATATAAAATtatccaaaaaatgttttacagtgttttctACATTAACATATTAGGAccattgtagataaaaaaaaaaaacaagcacatttctgccgaaaaatttcagaaaattttaaattaatctcagaaatttcctagGAAacacttgaaaaatgttttactttgaaactgttgaaaaattactagaaaaaaaaaatttattttgagattaaaaaggaaaatttctGACttccaaaagtaaaatttttgaCTTTAGGAGATTTTAAATTCCAAGTAAGAAAAGTCAgtaatttccaatttttttctagaaatctTCTTAGattaatgtaaacatttcaaatttttttgcaaatttttagcttgaagctcagaaatgtcgggttttttcctgacatttctaagatgaatctaaaaatgttaatttttttggtggaaatgtacttttttaatCTGCAATGGCCATAATATGCAGTCGTAGTTTTAAGCATAAGCGAGTTTCTGCACCTGGACGTTTTGACAGCGGAAGAGAAATTTGGCTCCCAGGATGTAGTTCTGAGGAACCTCGATGAATCCCTGACGAGCCCAAATAATTTggatggagaaagagagaggaaggcTGCAGCCCGATTCACATGACTCctgcagaaaaagcagaaaatgttacaATAATTGTGATACAACAGTAGCCTCACAATGAGTGGAATAAAGATCACCTGAGTTAATCTgaagttgattgattgatctcaATCAATATAAATAACACGAAGCTCctttattactttgtttttatttgaaagtcaACTTTGAATGCTAAAGTGATAGCATACTAATGCCACTGCTATCAAACCTATTTAgcataaaatgcacatttttgctCATTGAATTTGTGAATTTCTGACTGAAATACATTATTTCACACCTCCTTTTATCAATTTGTTACATCAGGATTCGTgttaatgtgtattttaaaacataactgAATGATTAAAACGTGTCTTCTAACTACCCCATGCAGTACCTTCACGGCACCACTAGGGGCGCAACAACTAGATAATATTTAGTAAGTATTTAAATACCGACATAAGGGAGGTGGATATTTATTCAGTCATAATTTAAACGGTTATTATTTAATAGaaatcacatttcattttgacatgaaagctgttattttgtcatttttattcaaaaagccaaatatttttatttataattgaATTGTTCAAGCAATATAAAGGATAAATCATTCaagggggtgaatactttttatttaaaagcactGTACGAGACCgaataacacaaagtagttAGTGAaagtgaagtagaaggaaaatgacacacgattctttattttttcatttatctgaaaagtgtggcatagaTTTCTTTCCCAACCAAGTTTACTTGAGCAGTTTGCTCCAGTTTCAGCTACAAGTCTGATGCGTTTTGACTTTCAGCTTTGTCAAGAGGCTGACATTTTTCccaaattattttcttagaaAATACCAAACTGAAGCGTACCTGCGGATCGATCAGACAGTCCTGTATCAGGACTCTCGTCCAGTTCGGCTGGAGGCCCGAGTTCATGGCGATCTTATCGGGAGCAGTGGATCCTCGGAAGATCTCATAAATCTGTGACCGTAGCTCAGTGCAATTCTGAGTTTCAGAACTGGACGGCATAGGAGAGGAAATGAGGATAAATTGGTGTCTGCTaggctgcaactaatgattatattggtaatcaattaatcaaatattttgatgattaacTGAATATGGAAAATGATggattctgcagattttttatattAACCACTTATGCTTTTTATATACAATactaaaaaatacatgaaaatatgaaaataaacaatgatttttttttaaaacaggaaaataaacaagtcaATATAAACTATGCCCCTTGAGGAGTTCAGATTTACTAAagtaattcagtttattttatattaaattgttaaattaaaaatctgcagaatgtgccatcTTTTAATCCAATTggcaaaatatttgatttactAACATAATGATTAATAGCAGTCTAGCAGACACCAATTTATCCTAATTCTAACCCTAAATatgtttacaaaaaagaaataaatataatctaTATTCAATCCAAAGTTCACTGCAACAAAATATACCAGTGGGTCACAAagatataccgtattttccgcaccttcaatgaatggcctattttaaacctttttcataTAATATAAGGCGGCATAGAAGAGACGCTACTGTGatggttgccacccgtcccgtattgaacgGGGCATGATTTGTTCCGTTCTCTATGTATAATAATAaggaagtggtccccgagtactttatatagtagtctgcccgagtcgttgtttcactcacggtgttggtgttgtaatattgtgcccaactgctttctgggtaacacagaccaaccccttctccgttcgcgcacagtatgttggtggagaacgtggtgctaaatgacctgcagacgacctgattatcaggtcggtcggtaggtagataggtcagtcaaactttattaacaaaccagttttttacACAAACTGTATTACACAAAccagcatgcaccacgcgcttcttctacgggcgaaaatgaagtcggcggctgctttccagttgctagacctgttgtggctcaatattggtccatatataaggcgcaccggattataaggcacactgtcggcttttgaggaaattgaaggtttttaggtgcgcgttatagtgcggaaaatacggtatatttTTACACTAAGCCCTGGTGTCTGCTCACCTGAATGTGCAGCCACTGATGGTGTTGTGTGTGAAGAGGATGGGCGATAGTCTGCTGGGATCAGAGGAACACCTGCCACCTTCTGAAACGCCAAGTGACTTCAACTAATCCACCGTCAAGGAAGAACGATGCATTTATGCCGATAATAATCAGACTCCAGTTACTTTGTTGTCAAGGATACCGGCTGCATTTCTCCGTCAATAAGCGCCATGACAGCAGATCCCTTTCTCAGTCCAACTGGAGGTGGGTTTGGTTTCACAGGAGTGGGCCTGGGTGTGTACCACTGTAACAGCTTCATAACAGACACCATGAGCTGCATTTTCAGAAACCATAAAATATCCAAGaactgaaattacaaaaataaatccgcTTAATGGAAACGAGCTAATTTCAAAAAGAACTCATGCTTTTCGATAAAAAGTTTCGCAAAAATTGCAATGAAAACACTTCTTTCGCGACatacgagtcacgtgatcaacaccGTGACATTACTACTGGCGAAAATgttgaagaagacgacaggaagtagtaggaagAGATtggtttgcttttgttttctgtattacACTGAACACTATAAACAATATTAGCTAGAAtttcgccggtggacataaatacagcaCAGAAaaattctaatcacaaaatctAAACTATAATATGTCCATCGTACTAGTGAAAAGTTATCCCCCTCACGTCAAAAGTCCGTCAATTTGAACAAATGTATCCCGCAGAGCCGAGGCTTCTATTGTTTTGGTAGGACGGAcaaccgctccaagatggccggcGTATTTCCTGCGTGCAAGCATGCGTGTATctgtggagtttgcatgttctccctgtgcatgcgtgggttttctccgggtactccggtttcctcccacagtccaaaaacatgactgtcaggttaattggcctctccaaattgcccctaggtgtgagagtgtgtgtgcctggttgtttgtcctgtgtctctctgtgttgccctgcgacagactggcgacctgtccagggtgtaccccgcctctcaccctgAACGTTAGCTttagatgggcaccagcaatcctcccgaccccattaagggacaagggtgtatagaaaatggatggatggatgagacaAAGATACTGAGTAAAAACTTACCTGAAATTCTACAGAGTGTGTCTGGAGGACCAGCTGTTCAAGGGGAACGTCAGTCAGGGTGAAGTTGATGGATGTGTTCGTCAACTCTCCTTTGGGTGTGTAGCAAACCAAAAACTGTACCTGCAGGAAACGAGCACAGCTGAGTTTGAAGCTTCAGTTCGGATTAAAAGCACATTTAGGTGCCTCCTCACCgttttcacaacatttaaacaaaagccGTTTTGTTTGACAGGTGCAGGCCAGTCTGACAGCGGTATAACAGGGACCTGAAAATAAACAGCCTTATTAATGTAccgccatctttgtttacacaaaattattttaaaacaacaacaaaaggttCTGCCTGAAACTGTCAGGTGTTTCTTTACCAAACGATCTGATCTGATTGTCATGTCAGTTGTTGGAACCtgtaacaataaaacacaggCTTCATCAGGCAGCcaaggcagccattttgttttacagcttctatttatttgaattttgaattcaggtcaaactctt
This region of Poecilia reticulata strain Guanapo unplaced genomic scaffold, Guppy_female_1.0+MT scaffold_539, whole genome shotgun sequence genomic DNA includes:
- the LOC103461065 gene encoding tectonic-3, which gives rise to MVTSQSCTTDPDLSTISYYFNMSLITVPTTDMTIRSDRLVPVIPLSDWPAPVKQNGFCLNVVKTVQFLVCYTPKGELTNTSINFTLTDVPLEQLVLQTHSVEFQLLQWYTPRPTPVKPNPPPVGLRKGSAVMALIDGEMQPLKSLGVSEGGRCSSDPSRLSPILFTHNTISGCTFSSETQNCTELRSQIYEIFRGSTAPDKIAMNSGLQPNWTRVLIQDCLIDPQESCESGCSLPLSFSIQIIWARQGFIEVPQNYILGAKFLFRCQNVQCPLSSPLTLTAKATFVETTVYPEAPRGVPQPHWRFPFDFFTRGAAELDGHLDTSGSGAEKVTWSLMAFPLLLLSELGLINFDIT